CCATTTATTTATAGAATATGAGTTATCATGTCGTATTAGGTTTCCAATATCGTCAATATATATCATGGCCCTCCATTTAGTATCACATTGCAGCAGGTATCTCTCTATTGTCACTATTGAGAACTCTTTCCAAACTTGCATACTTCCTTTCTCAAGCTTTTCTTCATTCACACAGGTACTTCAAACCAAACTATACAATTGGCAAATCAAATTGACATACTTGCAGCAGGATTAGCAATTTACAGGACCTAACACGAAGGCAATCAGATTGCTTCTGCCCATCCCAGTGTCAGCTTTTTCTAAAGAAGCTGGTAATGACAGGAAAAAGAGAGACAGCTCTTTACAGACTTTCAATCAACTTCAGTATCAGCTGTACACAAGGAGAGTATGGACATCAATCCGTTCTTTGCTTATCTTGTGGACTGCTGCTCAAAGAGGCATCTGGGCGCGTGGTTTTATGTCTCGGGCCCGCATGTAGGTCAGGAATTGTCCAGGAAGCTCCTCCAAAAGAGCTTGAACCACAGATATACTCCCACCTGCCAAGGACATTATAATTTCGTGTTACAGTCGACAGAAGCAAACAGAAGATTAATCAGGAACTCCTATACTGCGTTAATATACTCATACTTGATCGCAAAACCTTTTCCTGTTATTTCATTCGAACAGGATGCGTAACATGAACATGAATGCCACGTTAATAGTATGCCTAACTCGAACGTCTAtctcaattaattaaaattaatgagttcattcgaacaaaaaaaaaaaaaaaatcacaggaAAAATAACTTACGATGAACTTCTCGCATTGGAACAAACTGTACTATGTCTCTTGTGGCTACCCGACCAGTAGAGCTTTCCAATCTAATTCCATTGTCAGCATCAAGTTTCTGACCGGAATGAAAAACTAAACTGTTAGTTCTCTATATCCTCTATAAACATATTCTGACATACTTCTTACATGCAAACCTACCTCCATTTGTGTAAAATCTGCACCTCCAACTCCAACTATCAAAATAGAGAGTGGAAGATCCGATGCCCTCACTAATGCATCGATGGTTTCTTGTTGGTCTGTGAGAACTCCATCCTAAAAAGGGAGGAAAACTTGTATCAGAGGTGcagaaaagcaaataaaagcTAAGAAAGACGGGCTGTTTGTTTCCAATTTACCGTTATTATAAGCAGAACGTAGTATTTGCTATGATTATGGGAAAGTGAATGGCCTGCAACCTGGGCAGCCCTATTGATCACTTGCCCAAATAAAGTGGGTCCTGCTAGGGATACATTGTGCAAAGCACCAGCATAAGCAGCCATGATGCCTTCGACTCCTTCAACCTATCGACAAAGACTTCTGAAGGTGAATTACAGAATTGAGATGATGTCCTAGAGGTTCATGTACTACAGTCCCCGCTCCAAAAGCAAATATATAGATGGGGTGTGGAAACTTAATTCACCTACCTCGTAGCCATCTTGACTTCCGTTCAGGTTGAAACAATGCGATACGGTACCATCATAAGTCCTCCCTCCAAATCCCCATGCGGTAAATCGTCTATCGGAATCATAAAATTGAATAACCTCTCCAACTTCCATTATAGCCTAAAATATTGGCAACACGAATCACTAAATAAATAAGTCCATGACATCAATTaataagaaggaaagaaaagacatGTTAACTGGTTAACCTATGAACTtacaaggaaggaaaaagaacgtCAACTTATATTTTACATATTAGAACATTTAAGTTTGAAATATATTTCATAATGCTTTATTAAACGTCAACAACAGGCTCTAGTAAAATTGTTAGAAGTAACCAGGTATAGGAGGCAAATTAACATATACCTGCTGGTAGGGATTATATCTTCCTGAAGGATCCATGTAGTGCAAGGAATCTGGATTTCTGGGATTTCCATTTGAAGCTGAAAATTCCAGAAGCATCAGAACCAAATGAGATCGAGCAACAAAGAAATAGAGTTCTCTAGTATAAACAGATATTCAAAGGATTAAGTACCAATCGAGCAACAAAGAAATAGAGTTCTTTAGTATAAACAGATATTCAAAGGATTAAGTACCTGTAAAGTCAACAGCAACCataaaattaagctcaaaaccaCTTGATATGTAATCAAGAAAGCTGTATTGTTGCTTCTCCAAGAATTGATCCACGAAAAGCTGACTCCTCAGAACCTAAACAGagaagtcctaaacctaatCAAAGGGCTCATCAGAATGAAGAGTATAGAACTATTTAAGAACGACAGATACCTTTTCATGGCCGTGATGAGAAGCTGTTATAGTAAAATTTGcgccatttctttctttgtgaaGTTTCTCCAGGTCTGCAATGGACTTCTGAAGTTTACTGAAATCAACGAGACGCAAATTAACATACAAAAAGCCTAAGTACTACAAATTGCATGAGAATAGGCATTTACCCTATAAGTGCATGGTTCCCACTAGTATTGAAGTCAAAGCACTCAATGACCAAAGGATTCTCCTGCAACAAGGCTTACAATATATCAAATCACTAGTGCCCCCCGAAACATATTAGACATGATGACAAGCTCTATGAAAAACTTGCCTTGCTCCCGAATTGCTGCATGCTTAGACATAAGGGCCTCCAAGTAGGGTTCAAGTTGTTGTTGATAACTTCGGTTTTGCAAATAGGAAGAGAACCCCCAGACTCAACTACTCTGGATATTCTTAGGAAAGGATCCTAACAAAAGGTAACACTCGAGAATAAGATATAAAGCGATGAAAAGATATGGCAAGGAACAATATCCAACAGGACCTTTGAAAAGAGATTTTGGAGAGCTTACACTTTTAGAGAAAATGTCTTTGTTTTCCAAATGGGAACAGCGAAATGTTATTTCAACAGCAGTCCTGGAAGCAACAGATTCCTCGGCATGGATAGTCAGAGTACCCAGGTTTCTCAAGCCTACTTGCAAATTTTTATTATGAAGCGACAGGGTCAAACTCCGACTTTGCTTTGTGACTATCTGCAGAAAATAGAAAGGAGAAGATGCATCGGACAAGATCTAGATGAAGTGCATGGAAAATGACACGTTCAAAATGTGATCCGGGAGTAAGTACCTCTGACAGCACACAGCTAGCTTCTCCTAGAAAATCTTGGTCCTTCAGCTTTAATGTCTGCAATGGAACCTCCCAATTAATGATACTATTgagatttcttcttcctcacatgGAAAGACAAAAGCCACATGGAAACCCACGTAATCTGAATGGACAAATAAGCATGATTGCAAGGTAATTGCAAGTCATGATTACTTAATTGCCATTTAAGATTCGAATTCCTATGCAAACATAAAATCGTCCAATacattcattttgtttttccagAATTCCATGGACCTAATAATCTGT
The genomic region above belongs to Rhodamnia argentea isolate NSW1041297 chromosome 6, ASM2092103v1, whole genome shotgun sequence and contains:
- the LOC115751677 gene encoding protein BONZAI 3-like, whose product is MGSCFSDVRGGQQAVGGTRQGPIGGGGGGGNNGGHNDAVDHFFRARGQPALFSQIELSLSASKLRDLDIMSKSDPMAVVYLRKTDGKLEELGRTEVISNSLDPAWIEKISLAYQFETVQHLIFHVYDVDTKYHNLPVKTLKLKDQDFLGEASCVLSEIVTKQSRSLTLSLHNKNLQVGLRNLGTLTIHAEESVASRTAVEITFRCSHLENKDIFSKSDPFLRISRVVESGGSLPICKTEVINNNLNPTWRPLCLSMQQFGSKENPLVIECFDFNTSGNHALIGKLQKSIADLEKLHKERNGANFTITASHHGHEKVLRSQLFVDQFLEKQQYSFLDYISSGFELNFMVAVDFTASNGNPRNPDSLHYMDPSGRYNPYQQAIMEVGEVIQFYDSDRRFTAWGFGGRTYDGTVSHCFNLNGSQDGYEVEGVEGIMAAYAGALHNVSLAGPTLFGQVINRAAQVAGHSLSHNHSKYYVLLIITDGVLTDQQETIDALVRASDLPLSILIVGVGGADFTQMEKLDADNGIRLESSTGRVATRDIVQFVPMREVHRGSISVVQALLEELPGQFLTYMRARDIKPRAQMPL